One window of the Salvia miltiorrhiza cultivar Shanhuang (shh) chromosome 6, IMPLAD_Smil_shh, whole genome shotgun sequence genome contains the following:
- the LOC130988870 gene encoding probable inactive leucine-rich repeat receptor-like protein kinase At1g66830 — protein sequence MICDSAHNRVTSISLSGKNLTGYVPSEIGALASLAFLDLSRNSFGGPLPHQIANLQSLVHLDISSNNFSGSLPQGLINLANLRGTLNLSCNSFSGEIPASFGKLPMTVSLDLRRNNLSGEIPQVGSLLNQGPTAFSGNPFLCGFPTNTLCAEAETGNIPINPRKPEISSKNGEMKSGMVTVSVICGVSVAAMGMVFVSVWLVKRRWKMEEKMDASMGDKGQKGKFVVVDEGFGLELEDLLRASAYVLGKSRSGIVYKVVLPGGVAATVRRLGEAASWRLKEFEAIAKVRRHPNLVSLKAYYYATDEKLVVEDFIGNGSLHNALHGSMSGNGMPPLSWAARLRIAQEAARGLMHIHECSSRKQVHGSIKTSKILLDHDLKPYISGFGLPRLVFTQKCDVYSFGVVLLEILTGRLQEEESLVRRAFREERPLSEIIDPSLLHQLRPKKQILAMFHIALSCTEMEPHLRPKMRMVSYTLDCIKLE from the exons ATGATCTGCGACAGTGCTCACAATAGAGTCACCTCCATCTCACTCTCCGGAAAGAATCTGACGGGCTACGTTCCATCAGAAATCGGCGCGCTTGCTTCTCTCGCTTTTCTTGACCTCTCGCGGAACTCTTTCGGTGGACCTCTGCCGCACCAGATTGCCAATCTTCAAAGCCTCGTTCATCTCGATATCTCGTCGAATAATTTCAGTGGCTCTCTACCCCAAGGGCTGATCAATTTGGCGAATTTGAGGGGGACATTGAATCTATCGTGCAATTCATTTTCCGGTGAGATTCCGGCGAGTTTCGGCAAACTGCCGATGACGGTTAGTCTTGATTTGCGGCGGAATAACCTCAGCGGAGAAATACCTCAGGTTGGATCGCTGCTGAATCAGGGGCCGACTGCGTTTTCGGGAAACCCTTTTCTCTGCGGATTTCCGACCAACACGTTGTGTGCAGAGGCGGAAACTGGGAATATTCCAATCAATCCTCGAAAACCTGAGATTTCTTCAAAAAATGGGGAGATGAAAAGTGGGATGGTGACGGTTTCAGTTATCTGTGGAGTTTCAGTGGCGGCGATGGGGATGGTGTTTGTGTCAGTGTGGTTGGTGAAGAGGAGGTGGAAGATGGAGGAGAAAATGGACGCAAGCATGGGAGACAAGGGGCAAAAGGGTAAATTCGTGGTAGTTGATGAAGGCTTTGGTTTGGAGTTGGAGGATTTGTTGAGGGCGTCGGCTTATGTTTTGGGGAAGAGTAGGAGCGGCATAGTGTACAAGGTTGTGCTCCCCGGAGGGGTGGCGGCCACAGTGAGGCGGCTGGGCGAGGCGGCGTCGTGGCGGCTGAAGGAGTTCGAGGCGATTGCCAAGGTGCGGCGGCATCCCAACCTTGTGAGCCTCAAGGCTTATTACTATGCCACCGATGAGAAGTTGGTCGTTGAGGATTTTATTGGGAATGGAAGCTTGCACAATGCATTGCATG GAAGCATGAGTGGCAATGGCATGCCTCCATTATCATGGGCAGCAAGGCTGAGAATTGCACAAGAGGCAGCAAGAGGCCTAATGCACATCCATGAATGCAGCAGCAGAAAGCAGGTCCACGGCAGCATCAAGACGTCGAAGATCCTCCTCGATCACGATCTGAAGCCCTACATCTCCGGATTCGGCCTGCCACGCCTCGTATTCACTCAGAAATGCGACGTCTACTCCTTTGGCGTGGTGCTGCTGGAGATCCTAACGGGGCGGCTGCAAGAGGAGGAGAGCCTCGTGAGGAGGGCCTTTCGCGAGGAGAGACCGCTGTCGGAGATCATAGACCCCTCTCTTCTGCATCAGCTTCGACCAAAGAAACAGATTCTTGCTATGTTTCACATTGCACTCAGCTGCACGGAAATGGAGCCTCACTTGAGACCAAAGATGAGAATGGTTTCTTACACTCTTGATTGCATCAAATTAGAGTGA
- the LOC130990536 gene encoding secreted RxLR effector protein 161-like: MGCRSVATPLPLNCRLYLNDSPAYSEPEAYRRLVGRLLYLNLTRPDITYVVQQLSQFVATPSEFHWNAAIHVLKYLKGCPSLGLFYPAATPLTLTAFSDADWGTCPDTRRCLTGYCILLGDSLISWRCKKQATVSVSSAEAEYRALSTTVREMLWLSRLCSDFQVTLPLPLPLYCDNQAAIHITKNQVFHERTKHLDIDCHLVRDQYKSGFLVPLHLPTDLQPADLFTKSLGGPRFRRLLSKLGLVDLHHGQLEGG, encoded by the coding sequence ATGGGATGTCGGTCAGTAGCTACTCCTCTTCCACTTAATTGCCGCTTATATCTCAATGATTCTCCGGCTTACTCTGAGCCTGAGGCCTATCGTCGTCTTGTTGGGCGATTGTTGTATCTGAATTTGACACGACCAGATATTACTTACGTTGTTCAACAGCTCAGTCAATTTGTGGCTACGCCATCGGAGTTTCATTGGAACGCAGCTATCCATGTTCTCAAATATCTGAAAGGGTGCCCCTCGCTTGGCCTTTTTTATCCGGCTGCTACTCCACTTACTCTTACTGCTTTCAGTGATGCAGATTGGGGAACGTGCCCAGATACTCGCCGCTGTCTCACTGGCTATTGCATTCTCCTTGGAGATTCTTTGATCTCTTGGCGCTGCAAGAAACAGGCGACAGTCTCTGTTTCTTCCGCCGAAGCTGAATACCGTGCTCTTAGCACGACTGTGCGGGAGATGCTATGGCTTTCTCGCCTTTGTTCTGATTTTCAGGTTACACTACCGCTTCCGTTGCCGCTATACTGTGATAACCAGGCAGCGATTCATATCACAAAGAACCAGGTCTTCCACGAGCGGACGAAGCACTTGGACATTGATTGTCACCTTGTGCGTGATCAGTACAAATCCGGCTTTCTTGTTCCTCTCCATCTCCCTACTGATCTCCAACCAGCTGATCTCTTCACTAAGAGTCTTGGAGGACCTCGTTTCCGACGCTTGCTGTCCAAGCTTGGCCTGGTTGATTTACACCATGGCCAGCTTGAGGGGGGGTAA
- the LOC130988871 gene encoding OVARIAN TUMOR DOMAIN-containing deubiquitinating enzyme 4-like isoform X1 has translation MFGKEEERGTEVTGAAEPEQSCSRPEQSRAEPRRRHVSSVLPRRGHVSSIMPRRRHLRPDSHRSTCAKNVVCLIGNVRRQTIVRVSDAFQHSSCCCCTFNKHGRLNYFTTNAKSNSFQAFKGDSFGCHSLTFKGLVGPRRYGKVHVNVGYEDTNLRLLMGRRNRASKVKCSVGPFSFRQRGVSAGFLIGLMVCFSTAQPSYAESPEGNETRGNSSSSNSNNKKVLADYCVIGIPGDGRCLFRSVAHGACIRLGNPAPNEDAQRELADELRARVADEFIKRREETEWFIEGDFDKYISQIRKPHVWGGEPELLMASHVLQMPITVYMRDEDSGGLISIAEYGQEYGKDNPIRVLYHGYGHYDALHLLGKGGARPRL, from the exons ATGTTTGGGAAAGAAGAAGAACGAGGGACGGAGGTGACTGGCGCGGcggagccagagcagagctgctctcggccagagcagagcagagcagagccacGTAGGCGCCATGTCAGCTCGGTATTGCCACGTAGGGGCCATGTCAGCTCGATAATGCCACGTAGGCGCCACCTAAGACCGGACAGTCACCGGAG CACATGCGCCAAGAACGTAGTCTGCTTAATCGGGAACGTGCGGAGACAGACGATTGTCCGTGTTTCTGATGCGTTCCAACACTCATCGTGCTGTTGCTGCACCTTCAACAAACATGGCAGACTAAATTATTTCACCACCAATGCAAAGTCTAATAGCTTTCAAGCATTTAAGGGCGACTCTTTTGGATGCCATTCGCTCACATTTAAAGGTCTCGTTGGTCCTAGACGTTATGGGAAGGTTCATGTCAATGTTGGATACGAGGATACAAATTTGAGACTTTTGATGGGCAGACGAAACCGGGCTTCCAAAGTTAAATGTAGCGTAGGACCTTTTTCTTTTAGGCAGCGCGGTGTATCAGCCGGCTTTCTTATTGGACTAATGGTTTGTTTTTCGACCGCTCAACCTTCGTATGCTGAGTCACCCGAGGGAAATGAAACGAGAGGAAATTCTTCCTCCAGCAATTCAAATAACAAGAAAGTCCTGGCTGACTACTGTGTGATTG GTATACCTGGAGACGGGAGATGCTTGTTCCGTTCTGTTGCTCATGGAGCTTGCATACGACTTGGAAATCCAGCACCAAACGAGGATGCCCAAAGGGAACTAGCTGATGAGCTACGGGCTAGA GTGGCCGATGAGTTTATCAAGAGACGAGAAGAAACAGAATG GTTCATAGAAGGCGATTTTGATAAATACATCTCACAAATAAGGAAGCCTCACGTGTGGGGAGGTGAACCCGAATTATTAATGGCTTCTCATGTTCTCCA GATGCCAATCACTGTATACATGCGCGATGAAGATTCTGGTGGCTTGATATCTATAGCCGAGTACGGGCAAGAATACGGAAAAGACAATCCCATTAGAGTTCTTTATCATGGATACGGTCACTATGACGCTTTGCACCTTCTTGGTAAAGGAGGGGCGAGGCCTCGACTTTGA
- the LOC130988871 gene encoding OVARIAN TUMOR DOMAIN-containing deubiquitinating enzyme 4-like isoform X2, whose translation MAVSTPISTCAKNVVCLIGNVRRQTIVRVSDAFQHSSCCCCTFNKHGRLNYFTTNAKSNSFQAFKGDSFGCHSLTFKGLVGPRRYGKVHVNVGYEDTNLRLLMGRRNRASKVKCSVGPFSFRQRGVSAGFLIGLMVCFSTAQPSYAESPEGNETRGNSSSSNSNNKKVLADYCVIGIPGDGRCLFRSVAHGACIRLGNPAPNEDAQRELADELRARVADEFIKRREETEWFIEGDFDKYISQIRKPHVWGGEPELLMASHVLQMPITVYMRDEDSGGLISIAEYGQEYGKDNPIRVLYHGYGHYDALHLLGKGGARPRL comes from the exons ATGGCTGTTTCTACTCCCATCAGCACATGCGCCAAGAACGTAGTCTGCTTAATCGGGAACGTGCGGAGACAGACGATTGTCCGTGTTTCTGATGCGTTCCAACACTCATCGTGCTGTTGCTGCACCTTCAACAAACATGGCAGACTAAATTATTTCACCACCAATGCAAAGTCTAATAGCTTTCAAGCATTTAAGGGCGACTCTTTTGGATGCCATTCGCTCACATTTAAAGGTCTCGTTGGTCCTAGACGTTATGGGAAGGTTCATGTCAATGTTGGATACGAGGATACAAATTTGAGACTTTTGATGGGCAGACGAAACCGGGCTTCCAAAGTTAAATGTAGCGTAGGACCTTTTTCTTTTAGGCAGCGCGGTGTATCAGCCGGCTTTCTTATTGGACTAATGGTTTGTTTTTCGACCGCTCAACCTTCGTATGCTGAGTCACCCGAGGGAAATGAAACGAGAGGAAATTCTTCCTCCAGCAATTCAAATAACAAGAAAGTCCTGGCTGACTACTGTGTGATTG GTATACCTGGAGACGGGAGATGCTTGTTCCGTTCTGTTGCTCATGGAGCTTGCATACGACTTGGAAATCCAGCACCAAACGAGGATGCCCAAAGGGAACTAGCTGATGAGCTACGGGCTAGA GTGGCCGATGAGTTTATCAAGAGACGAGAAGAAACAGAATG GTTCATAGAAGGCGATTTTGATAAATACATCTCACAAATAAGGAAGCCTCACGTGTGGGGAGGTGAACCCGAATTATTAATGGCTTCTCATGTTCTCCA GATGCCAATCACTGTATACATGCGCGATGAAGATTCTGGTGGCTTGATATCTATAGCCGAGTACGGGCAAGAATACGGAAAAGACAATCCCATTAGAGTTCTTTATCATGGATACGGTCACTATGACGCTTTGCACCTTCTTGGTAAAGGAGGGGCGAGGCCTCGACTTTGA
- the LOC130988871 gene encoding uncharacterized protein LOC130988871 isoform X3 — MFGKEEERGTEVTGAAEPEQSCSRPEQSRAEPRRRHVSSVLPRRGHVSSIMPRRRHLRPDSHRSTCAKNVVCLIGNVRRQTIVRVSDAFQHSSCCCCTFNKHGRLNYFTTNAKSNSFQAFKGDSFGCHSLTFKGLVGPRRYGKVHVNVGYEDTNLRLLMGRRNRASKVKCSVGPFSFRQRGVSAGFLIGLMVCFSTAQPSYAESPEGNETRGNSSSSNSNNKKVLADYCVIGIPGDGRCLFRSVAHGACIRLGNPAPNEDAQRELADELRARVHRRRF, encoded by the exons ATGTTTGGGAAAGAAGAAGAACGAGGGACGGAGGTGACTGGCGCGGcggagccagagcagagctgctctcggccagagcagagcagagcagagccacGTAGGCGCCATGTCAGCTCGGTATTGCCACGTAGGGGCCATGTCAGCTCGATAATGCCACGTAGGCGCCACCTAAGACCGGACAGTCACCGGAG CACATGCGCCAAGAACGTAGTCTGCTTAATCGGGAACGTGCGGAGACAGACGATTGTCCGTGTTTCTGATGCGTTCCAACACTCATCGTGCTGTTGCTGCACCTTCAACAAACATGGCAGACTAAATTATTTCACCACCAATGCAAAGTCTAATAGCTTTCAAGCATTTAAGGGCGACTCTTTTGGATGCCATTCGCTCACATTTAAAGGTCTCGTTGGTCCTAGACGTTATGGGAAGGTTCATGTCAATGTTGGATACGAGGATACAAATTTGAGACTTTTGATGGGCAGACGAAACCGGGCTTCCAAAGTTAAATGTAGCGTAGGACCTTTTTCTTTTAGGCAGCGCGGTGTATCAGCCGGCTTTCTTATTGGACTAATGGTTTGTTTTTCGACCGCTCAACCTTCGTATGCTGAGTCACCCGAGGGAAATGAAACGAGAGGAAATTCTTCCTCCAGCAATTCAAATAACAAGAAAGTCCTGGCTGACTACTGTGTGATTG GTATACCTGGAGACGGGAGATGCTTGTTCCGTTCTGTTGCTCATGGAGCTTGCATACGACTTGGAAATCCAGCACCAAACGAGGATGCCCAAAGGGAACTAGCTGATGAGCTACGGGCTAGA GTTCATAGAAGGCGATTTTGA
- the LOC130988872 gene encoding protein cornichon homolog 1-like isoform X2 gives MDWLPFLWLIFSFMNLTLLGLNFYEFLGFSDLEADYLNPYELSSRINYVIVPEYLLHGALCVLFLMTGHWIMFLLSLPTACYNLNQYLSNKHLVDVTEVFKVVNTEKKTRLIKLGFYVLFFGLVITRLALSVVRAVFADDDDVVAWSTIY, from the exons ATGGATTGGTTACCTTTCCTCTGGCTAATTTTTTCATTCATGAACCTCACCCTATTGGGATTAAATTTTTACGAG TTCCTTGGTTTCTCGGATTTGGAGGCTGACTATTTGAATCCCTATGAATTATCGTCTCGTATCAACTATGTGATTGTGCCCGAGTATTTGTTGCATGGCGCATTGTGCGTTCTCTTTCTCATGACGGGTCATTGGATCATGTTCTTGCTCTCGCTGCCTACTGCATGCTATAATCTCAACCA GTACCTATCAAACAAACATCTCGTCGATGTCACTGAAGTCTTCAAAGTAGTTAATACTGAGAAGAAAACTCGTCTTATAAAGCTGGGCTTTTACGTCCTCTTCTTTGGTCTGGTCATTACAAG GCTTGCGTTGTCTGTTGTACGCGCTGTATTTGCTGACGATGATGATGTTGTGGCCTGGTCGACTATATATTGA
- the LOC130988872 gene encoding protein cornichon homolog 1-like isoform X1 has translation MDWLPFLWLIFSFMNLTLLGLNFYEFLGFSDLEADYLNPYELSSRINYVIVPEYLLHGALCVLFLMTGHWIMFLLSLPTACYNLNQYLSNKHLVDVTEVFKVVNTEKKTRLIKLGFYVLFFGLVITRTIAMGAFSSVLSLLYSNDKEIDFRSQVLEF, from the exons ATGGATTGGTTACCTTTCCTCTGGCTAATTTTTTCATTCATGAACCTCACCCTATTGGGATTAAATTTTTACGAG TTCCTTGGTTTCTCGGATTTGGAGGCTGACTATTTGAATCCCTATGAATTATCGTCTCGTATCAACTATGTGATTGTGCCCGAGTATTTGTTGCATGGCGCATTGTGCGTTCTCTTTCTCATGACGGGTCATTGGATCATGTTCTTGCTCTCGCTGCCTACTGCATGCTATAATCTCAACCA GTACCTATCAAACAAACATCTCGTCGATGTCACTGAAGTCTTCAAAGTAGTTAATACTGAGAAGAAAACTCGTCTTATAAAGCTGGGCTTTTACGTCCTCTTCTTTGGTCTGGTCATTACAAG AACTATTGCCATGGGGGCATTTTCTTCTGTGCTCTCACTCCTCTACTCCAACGACAAAGAAATAGATTTTCGGTCCCAAGTTCTTGAATTTTAG